A single Primulina eburnea isolate SZY01 chromosome 11, ASM2296580v1, whole genome shotgun sequence DNA region contains:
- the LOC140805622 gene encoding uncharacterized protein produces the protein MKRNQESMFAEDQAARQEREENMEGSQSRVEETRSRPSEENLEMEEMWREIRTLRQQLGNRAAAPKKGSPFSLAILKEGLLPNFRQSNVGEYDGHTDPEEHLGRFENAALLHQYSDEVKCRVFLGTLVRSAQQWFNTLLPSSIHSFEDFSAAFLHRFASSKKYQKNYLSLFVVKQQEAETLREFVQRFNNVAMEIPAATPDIMISAFTQGLRGGEFFKSLVKKPPSSYDDLLVRAEKYVNLEDAQRHKRMEQRPGGGRVEGVERGGRKRGAGEREEDITRGRGLFSSHVHLDRSHDKVMEVGESEGRGEKSQRIESRARLPSRDRREGSASGSRPRSRLSPRRGQGPPWVHQRIEESRRESRGQDVPREHAEPRRRMNEDNHPTRGMIHMISGGATDGDSGRAGKARGRRLENFEIYRGAYLPQDTVISFGPEDLRGIVAPHNDALVVTATIANCDVAKIFVDNGRSVNVLFKSTLDQMKVEGFEFEPVSTPLYGIAGHAIPPLGQIVLPLSLGTDHRRATKMIAFTVVDTLSEYNGILGRPALKDFKAVASTYHQKLKFPVGKEVGALCGDQMVARRCYEGIVKEDGKKASVELNMIRKGRNE, from the coding sequence ATGAAGAGGAATCAAGAGTCTATGTTTGCAGAAGATCAGGCCGCTCGCCAGGAGCGAGAGGAGAATATGGAGGGAAGTCAGAGTAGGGTGGAGGAGACGCGATCCCGCCCAAGTGAGGAGAATCTGGAGATGGAAGAGATGTGGAGGGAGATACGGACGCTGAGGCAGCAATTGGGAAACAGAGCTGCAGCCCCCAAGAAAGGAAGTCCTTTTTCCCTCGCCATTTTGAAAGAGGGACTTCTTCCAAATTTCCGACAGTCAAACGTTGGAGAATATGATGGACATACAGACCCCGAAGAACACTTGGGGAGATTTGAGAATGCGGCTCTGTTGCACCAATATTCAGATGAGGTCAAGTGCAGGGTTTTTCTGGGCACGTTGGTGAGGTCAGCCCAGCAATGGTTTAACACTTTGCTGCCCAGCTCTATACATTCTTTTGAGGACTTCTCAGCTGCCTTCTTGCACCGATTTGCTAGCAGCAAGAAATACCAAAAAAACTATTTGAGCCTGTTTGTGGTGAAACAACAAGAAGCTGAAACTTTGCGAGAGTTTGTTCAGCGTTTCAACAACGTAGCAATGGAGATACCAGCGGCCACTcctgacatcatgataagtgccttTACCCAGGGACTTAGAGGAGGAGAATTTTTCAAATCGCTTGTCAAGAAACCTCCGTCGAGCTATGATGATTTGTTAGTTCGGGcggaaaaatatgtaaatctaGAGGATGCCCAGCGGCACAAGAGGATGGAGCAGCGGCCTGGGGGAGGAAGAGTTGAGGGAGTAGAGAGAGGAGGAAGGAAGAGGGGTGCAGGTGAAAGGGAGGAGGATATAACTAGAGGTAGAGGACTGTTCTCATCTCATGTTCATCTGGATAGAAGTCATGACAAGGTGATGGAGGTGGGAGAGTCCGAGGGGAGGGGGGAGAAGTCGCAAAGGATTGAGAGCAGGGCTAGATTGCCTTCGCGGGACAGACGAGAAGGATCCGCATCCGGGAGTCGACCGAGGTCTCGCCTGTCCCCTAGACGTGGTCAAGGTCCTCCATGGGTACATCAGAGGATCGAGGAGTCAAGGAGAGAAAGTCGAGGCCAGGATGTCCCTCGAGAGCACGCAGAACCGAGGAGAAGAATGAACGAGGATAACCACCCTacgagaggaatgattcatatgatctcggggggtgctactgatggaGACTCTGGGCGAGCTGGGAAAGCACGTGGCAGAAGGTTGGAGAACTTTGAGATATATAGGGGCGCATACTTACCACAAGACACCGTCATCAGTTTTGGGCCGGAAGACCTTCGAGGCATCGTGGCTCCTcataacgatgccttggtggtGACGGCCACAATTGCCAATTGTGATGTGGCAAAGATATTTGTTGATAATGGAAGATCCGTGAACGTCTTGTTCAAGAGCACGTTGGATCAAATGAAGGTGGAAGGATTTGAGTTTGAGCCGGTCTCCACCCCGTTGTATGGGATTGCAGGACACGCCATCCCACCTTTGGGTCAGATTGTGCTTCCCCTATCCTTGGGAACTGATCATCGGCGGGCAACAAAAATGATAGCGTTCACCGTGGTGGATACCCTTTCAGAGTATAATGGAATTCTGGGGCGACCAGCTCTAAAGGATTTCAAAGCTGTAGCGTCCACATATCATCAAAAGTTGAAGTTTCCTGTAGGGAAGGAGGTTGGAGCCTTATGCGGGGACCAGATGGTCGCGCGTCGGTGTTATGAGGGGATAGTGAAAGAAGATGGGAAGAAAGCGAGTGTGGAGCTTAACATGATTAGGAAAGGAAGAAATGAGTAA
- the LOC140805974 gene encoding endo-1,4-beta-xylanase 1-like isoform X1 — protein MGKFWNCCLKNRALKRSPRSQGSRDNMEMPSTSNANNNSKCEQNLNEKLKDSIIIPATNIIHNHDFSGGLHLWHPNCCNAFVVSSESGYPEGLSTKLSGSFAVVTNRKESWQGLEQDITSRVSAGSNYTVCAWVGVSGAVQGVANVSATLKLENQDSSVSYMFVGRTSASTERWEKVEGTFCLSTMPKRVTFYLEGPSSGIDLLIRSVQVSCPSSNECESQSTGSLSDGDENIVQNPTFDDGLNNWSGRGCKIVVRDSMADGKVLPMSGKFFASTADRTQNWNGIQQEITGRVQRKLAYEVVATVRVLGNNITGANVRATLWVQAANLPEQYIGIGSVQATDKDWVQLQGKFLLNGIPSRIIIFLEGPPPGTDILLNNLIVKHAAKAPPASPPVIENAAFGVNIIVNSNLSDSTNGWFPLGNCTLSIGNGSPHILPPMARDSLGAHEPLSGRYILVTNRTQTWMGPAQMITDNLKLYLTYQVSAWVRIRSRVTGPQNVNVALGVDSQWVNGGQVEIGDDKWHEIGGSFRIEKQPAKVMVYVQGPDAGVDLMVAGLQIFPVDRHMRFKHLKTLTDKIRKRDITLKFIASESSSLDGVFVKIRQTQNSFPIGSCMERSNIENEDFVDFFSKNFNWAVFGNELKWYWTEPQRGNLNYKDADDMLNFCTSRNIQLRGHCIFWEVEDAVQSWIRSLSKDDMMSAVQNRLTSLLNRYKGKFKHYDVNNEMLHGSFFQDHLGKDIRANMFKIANQLDPSATLFVNDYHIEDGCDTRSSPEKYIQHILDLQEQGAPVGGIGLQGHIENPIGPIVCSALDKLGILGLPIWFTEVDISSDNEYVRADDLEVMLREAFAHPAVEGVMFWGFWELFMSRNNAHLVNAEGDVNEAGKRYLALKKEWLTRAHGHVNEQGEFEFRGFHGSYELELVSVSRKKLAYKTFEVDQGLDPVVVSINL, from the exons ATGGGTAAGTTTTGGAATTGCTGCCTGAAGAATCGAGCTTTGAAGCGTAGCCCACGATCACAG GGGTCAAGAGACAATATGGAGATGCCATCCACTAGCAATGCCAATAATAACTCTAAATGCGAG CAGAACTTGAACGAGAAATTGAAGGATTCAATCATCATACCTGCAACCAATATCATACATAACCATGATTTCTCTGGAGGGCTTCATTTATGGCATCCTAATTGCTGCAATGCCTTTGTTGTTTCGTCAGAATCCGGTTACCCTGAAGGATTATCAACTAAGTTAAGCGGCAGTTTTGCCGTTGTCACAAACCGGAAAGAATCCTGGCAAGGCCTGGAGCAAGACATCACCAGCAGAGTTTCTGCAGGATCTAACTACACAGTCTGTGCTTGGGTTGGAGTATCAGGGGCTGTTCAAGGTGTTGCCAATGTTTCGGCCACTCTGAAACTAGAAAATCAGGATTCATCAGTTAGCTATATGTTTGTTGGAAG AACCTCTGCTTCAACCGAACGTTGGGAGAAGGTAGAAGGTACATTTTGTCTGTCAACAATGCCTAAGAGGGTCACGTTTTATCTGGAAGGGCCTTCATCTGGCATTGACCTACTCATAAGATCTGTACAGGTCTCCTGCCCCAGTTCCAATGAATGTGAG AGTCAAAGCACTGGATCTTTGTCAGACGGTGATGAGAACATTGTACAGAACCCGACATTTGATGACGGACTAAATAATTGGTCTGGAAGAGGTTGTAAGATTGTTGTGCGTGATTCTATGGCTGATGGGAAAGTTCTTCCCATGTCTGGAAAGTTCTTTGCATCCACGGCAGATCGAACTCAGAACTGGAATGGGATTCAACAAGAGATTACTGGGAGAGTGCAGAGGAAGCTTGCATATGAGGTTGTGGCTACAGTTCGAGTATTAGGTAATAACATCACTGGTGCAAATGTTAGAGCTACATTGTGGGTTCAGGCAGCAAATCTCCCCGAGCAGTATATAGGGATTGGCAG TGTGCAGGCAACAGACAAAGATTGGGTGCAGCTGCAAGGAAAATTTCTTCTAAACGGCATCCCCTCacgaataattatttttttagaagGACCACCTCCTGGAACTGATATCCTCCTCAATAATCTAATAGTAAAGCACGCTGCCAAAGCTCCACCTGCATCTCCACCAGTCATTGAG AATGCTGCTTTTGGGGTCAATATTATTGTGAATAGCAACCTTAGTGACAGCACCAACGGATGGTTTCCCCTTGGAAATTGCACACTTAGTATCGGAAATGGTTCGCCACATATTCTTCCTCCCATGGCTAGAGATTCCCTTGGAGCCCACGAGCCTTTAAGTGGTCGCTACATTCTTGTAACCAATCGTACTCAAACATGGATGGGCCCAGCCCAGATGATAACAGATAATCTGAAACTATATTTGACATATCAAGTGTCAGCTTGGGTTCGAATTAGATCTAGGGTAACTGGACCGCAAAATGTTAACGTTGCTCTTGGTGTGGACAGTCAATGGGTAAATGGTGGCCAAGTAGAGATTGGTGATGATAAATGGCATGAAATTGGTGGATCTTTTAGAATCGAGAAGCAACCAGCAAAAGTAATGGTTTATGTCCAAGGTCCTGATGCTGGTGTCGATTTGATGGTGGCCGGACTTCAAATCTTTCCTGTCGATAGACACATGAGATTTAAACACTTGAAAACTCTAACTGACAAG ATACGCAAGCGTGATATTACCTTAAAGTTTATTGCATCTGAGTCGAGCTCTCTCGATGGTGTCTTTGTGAAAATCAGACAGACACAAAACAGTTTCCCAATTGGATCGTGCATGGAGAGATCAAATATTGAAAATGAAGATTTTGTCGATTTCTTCTCCAAAAACTTTAACTGGGCCGTCTTTGGAAACGAGTTGAAGTGGTACTGGACCGAGCCACAGAGAGGAAACTTAAACTACAAAGATGCTGATGATATGTTAAACTTTTGTACAAGCCGGAACATTCAACTTCGTGGGCACTGCATCTTTTGGGAAGTCGAGGATGCAGTTCAATCATGGATACGTTCTTTGAGCAAAGACGACATGATGTCAGCTGTTCAGAACCGTCTAACCAGTCTTCTGAACCGGTATAAGGGTAAATTCAAGCACTACGATGTGAACAATGAAATGCTGCACGGTTCCTTTTTCCAAGATCATTTAGGAAAAGATATCAGAGCCAACATGTTCAAGATTGCAAATCAACTTGACCCCTCTGCCACCCTTTTTGTTAACGACTACCACATAGAAGATGGCTGTGATACACGGTCATCACCAGAGAAATACATTCAACACATTCTGGACCTCCAAGAACAAGGAGCACCAGTTGGAGGAATAGGCTTACAGGGGCACATAGAGAACCCAATTGGTCCCATTGTTTGTTCCGCACTCGATAAGTTGGGTATTCTTGGCCTTCCAATCTGGTTCACAGAAGTCGACATCTCTTCAGACAACGAGTATGTTAGAGCTGATGATTTGGAAGTCATGCTTCGAGAGGCATTTGCTCACCCTGCGGTCGAGGGCGTAATGTTTTGGGGATTCTGGGAGCTGTTTATGAGTCGTAACAATGCTCACTTAGTGAACGCAGAAGGTGATGTTAATGAAGCTGGTAAAAGGTACCTTGCACTTAAGAAAGAATGGCTGACTCGTGCTCATGGACATGTAAATGAACAAGGTGAATTCGAGTTCAGAGGATTTCATGGTTCGTATGAACTCGAGCTCGTTTCAGTTTCTCGGAAGAAATTGGCATATAAAACATTTGAGGTTGATCAAGGTCTGGATCCAGTTGTAGTATCCATAAATTTATAG
- the LOC140805974 gene encoding endo-1,4-beta-xylanase 1-like isoform X2 gives MGKFWNCCLKNRALKRSPRSQGSRDNMEMPSTSNANNNSKCENLNEKLKDSIIIPATNIIHNHDFSGGLHLWHPNCCNAFVVSSESGYPEGLSTKLSGSFAVVTNRKESWQGLEQDITSRVSAGSNYTVCAWVGVSGAVQGVANVSATLKLENQDSSVSYMFVGRTSASTERWEKVEGTFCLSTMPKRVTFYLEGPSSGIDLLIRSVQVSCPSSNECESQSTGSLSDGDENIVQNPTFDDGLNNWSGRGCKIVVRDSMADGKVLPMSGKFFASTADRTQNWNGIQQEITGRVQRKLAYEVVATVRVLGNNITGANVRATLWVQAANLPEQYIGIGSVQATDKDWVQLQGKFLLNGIPSRIIIFLEGPPPGTDILLNNLIVKHAAKAPPASPPVIENAAFGVNIIVNSNLSDSTNGWFPLGNCTLSIGNGSPHILPPMARDSLGAHEPLSGRYILVTNRTQTWMGPAQMITDNLKLYLTYQVSAWVRIRSRVTGPQNVNVALGVDSQWVNGGQVEIGDDKWHEIGGSFRIEKQPAKVMVYVQGPDAGVDLMVAGLQIFPVDRHMRFKHLKTLTDKIRKRDITLKFIASESSSLDGVFVKIRQTQNSFPIGSCMERSNIENEDFVDFFSKNFNWAVFGNELKWYWTEPQRGNLNYKDADDMLNFCTSRNIQLRGHCIFWEVEDAVQSWIRSLSKDDMMSAVQNRLTSLLNRYKGKFKHYDVNNEMLHGSFFQDHLGKDIRANMFKIANQLDPSATLFVNDYHIEDGCDTRSSPEKYIQHILDLQEQGAPVGGIGLQGHIENPIGPIVCSALDKLGILGLPIWFTEVDISSDNEYVRADDLEVMLREAFAHPAVEGVMFWGFWELFMSRNNAHLVNAEGDVNEAGKRYLALKKEWLTRAHGHVNEQGEFEFRGFHGSYELELVSVSRKKLAYKTFEVDQGLDPVVVSINL, from the exons ATGGGTAAGTTTTGGAATTGCTGCCTGAAGAATCGAGCTTTGAAGCGTAGCCCACGATCACAG GGGTCAAGAGACAATATGGAGATGCCATCCACTAGCAATGCCAATAATAACTCTAAATGCGAG AACTTGAACGAGAAATTGAAGGATTCAATCATCATACCTGCAACCAATATCATACATAACCATGATTTCTCTGGAGGGCTTCATTTATGGCATCCTAATTGCTGCAATGCCTTTGTTGTTTCGTCAGAATCCGGTTACCCTGAAGGATTATCAACTAAGTTAAGCGGCAGTTTTGCCGTTGTCACAAACCGGAAAGAATCCTGGCAAGGCCTGGAGCAAGACATCACCAGCAGAGTTTCTGCAGGATCTAACTACACAGTCTGTGCTTGGGTTGGAGTATCAGGGGCTGTTCAAGGTGTTGCCAATGTTTCGGCCACTCTGAAACTAGAAAATCAGGATTCATCAGTTAGCTATATGTTTGTTGGAAG AACCTCTGCTTCAACCGAACGTTGGGAGAAGGTAGAAGGTACATTTTGTCTGTCAACAATGCCTAAGAGGGTCACGTTTTATCTGGAAGGGCCTTCATCTGGCATTGACCTACTCATAAGATCTGTACAGGTCTCCTGCCCCAGTTCCAATGAATGTGAG AGTCAAAGCACTGGATCTTTGTCAGACGGTGATGAGAACATTGTACAGAACCCGACATTTGATGACGGACTAAATAATTGGTCTGGAAGAGGTTGTAAGATTGTTGTGCGTGATTCTATGGCTGATGGGAAAGTTCTTCCCATGTCTGGAAAGTTCTTTGCATCCACGGCAGATCGAACTCAGAACTGGAATGGGATTCAACAAGAGATTACTGGGAGAGTGCAGAGGAAGCTTGCATATGAGGTTGTGGCTACAGTTCGAGTATTAGGTAATAACATCACTGGTGCAAATGTTAGAGCTACATTGTGGGTTCAGGCAGCAAATCTCCCCGAGCAGTATATAGGGATTGGCAG TGTGCAGGCAACAGACAAAGATTGGGTGCAGCTGCAAGGAAAATTTCTTCTAAACGGCATCCCCTCacgaataattatttttttagaagGACCACCTCCTGGAACTGATATCCTCCTCAATAATCTAATAGTAAAGCACGCTGCCAAAGCTCCACCTGCATCTCCACCAGTCATTGAG AATGCTGCTTTTGGGGTCAATATTATTGTGAATAGCAACCTTAGTGACAGCACCAACGGATGGTTTCCCCTTGGAAATTGCACACTTAGTATCGGAAATGGTTCGCCACATATTCTTCCTCCCATGGCTAGAGATTCCCTTGGAGCCCACGAGCCTTTAAGTGGTCGCTACATTCTTGTAACCAATCGTACTCAAACATGGATGGGCCCAGCCCAGATGATAACAGATAATCTGAAACTATATTTGACATATCAAGTGTCAGCTTGGGTTCGAATTAGATCTAGGGTAACTGGACCGCAAAATGTTAACGTTGCTCTTGGTGTGGACAGTCAATGGGTAAATGGTGGCCAAGTAGAGATTGGTGATGATAAATGGCATGAAATTGGTGGATCTTTTAGAATCGAGAAGCAACCAGCAAAAGTAATGGTTTATGTCCAAGGTCCTGATGCTGGTGTCGATTTGATGGTGGCCGGACTTCAAATCTTTCCTGTCGATAGACACATGAGATTTAAACACTTGAAAACTCTAACTGACAAG ATACGCAAGCGTGATATTACCTTAAAGTTTATTGCATCTGAGTCGAGCTCTCTCGATGGTGTCTTTGTGAAAATCAGACAGACACAAAACAGTTTCCCAATTGGATCGTGCATGGAGAGATCAAATATTGAAAATGAAGATTTTGTCGATTTCTTCTCCAAAAACTTTAACTGGGCCGTCTTTGGAAACGAGTTGAAGTGGTACTGGACCGAGCCACAGAGAGGAAACTTAAACTACAAAGATGCTGATGATATGTTAAACTTTTGTACAAGCCGGAACATTCAACTTCGTGGGCACTGCATCTTTTGGGAAGTCGAGGATGCAGTTCAATCATGGATACGTTCTTTGAGCAAAGACGACATGATGTCAGCTGTTCAGAACCGTCTAACCAGTCTTCTGAACCGGTATAAGGGTAAATTCAAGCACTACGATGTGAACAATGAAATGCTGCACGGTTCCTTTTTCCAAGATCATTTAGGAAAAGATATCAGAGCCAACATGTTCAAGATTGCAAATCAACTTGACCCCTCTGCCACCCTTTTTGTTAACGACTACCACATAGAAGATGGCTGTGATACACGGTCATCACCAGAGAAATACATTCAACACATTCTGGACCTCCAAGAACAAGGAGCACCAGTTGGAGGAATAGGCTTACAGGGGCACATAGAGAACCCAATTGGTCCCATTGTTTGTTCCGCACTCGATAAGTTGGGTATTCTTGGCCTTCCAATCTGGTTCACAGAAGTCGACATCTCTTCAGACAACGAGTATGTTAGAGCTGATGATTTGGAAGTCATGCTTCGAGAGGCATTTGCTCACCCTGCGGTCGAGGGCGTAATGTTTTGGGGATTCTGGGAGCTGTTTATGAGTCGTAACAATGCTCACTTAGTGAACGCAGAAGGTGATGTTAATGAAGCTGGTAAAAGGTACCTTGCACTTAAGAAAGAATGGCTGACTCGTGCTCATGGACATGTAAATGAACAAGGTGAATTCGAGTTCAGAGGATTTCATGGTTCGTATGAACTCGAGCTCGTTTCAGTTTCTCGGAAGAAATTGGCATATAAAACATTTGAGGTTGATCAAGGTCTGGATCCAGTTGTAGTATCCATAAATTTATAG